The Desulfonatronum lacustre DSM 10312 region CGCAGATCATGGGACACCTGGGCGACCAGCTGACGGCGCTGGGCATCCTTTTCCGTCAGCTGTTCGATCTGGGAGGCAATCCGGCGCGCCATCTCGTCAAAGGTAACGCCCAGGTAGTCGATCTCGTCACGCACCACGGGCCGCTTGTCGCGCCAAGTGACGGGCGGCTTCCGGCTCATGTCGCTGTTCTCGAAGGCCTCCACCAACCGCGTCAAGTCTGTCAGGCGGCGGGTCAGCAAACGAAAAATCGCCAGCCCCGCGACCAGCACCACCGCCAGGCTGACCAGCAAAGCCCAGGCGCTCAGCGCCAGCACCCGCCCACCCCGTGCCATGGTTTCCGCGGCATCGTATTCCTCACCGCGCAGCACCACATAAAGATATCCATCCGGATTCTCTTCCGACGGCACCGGGGTCACGGAAAAAACTTTCTGTCGATCATGACTACGGGGATCGTCGCCCAGTACGGGGTAACGGTTCATGTCCTCCAGCAGTCGGCGAAGCGGTTCCAGCGAGACCTGTTTCCGTTTGATCTTTGCCGGATCAGCCGAATAGGAAAGGATGGTTCCATCCAGATCCAGCAGATATATTTCGATGCTCGGGTTGATGGTCATGTACAGTGCGAACAGCTCTTCCAGGGCACTCCGGTCAAGCTGTCCCTCGCTGACCAGGTTCCTGTCCGACACCAGATTCCTTGCCAGGTCCCGGTGCAACTCCTGGTTTACTGACGCACTGTATTCACGCAACGAATAGAGGCTGATAAAGGTATACAGCAGGCCGACGGCCAGTAACAACACAAACAGCCCCGCGGCCAGCCGGGTGTAGAGCGTTTTCAGCATGAATTATTCCCGAAAGCGATAGCCCACCCCCCAAACGGTCTGGATAAACTCCGGTCGGGCCGGATTCGTTTCGATCTTGCCCCGCAGGCGATTGATGTGGGTATTGACGGTATGCTCGTAACCTTCGTGGGTGTAACCCCACACCGTGTCCAGCAGCTGGACACGGCTGAACACCCGGCCAGGATGGCTGGCAAAGTGCCAGAGCAGCTCAAACTCCCGTACGGTGAGTTCCACCTCCCGGTCCCTTACAAACACCCGGCGGCGCACCGGATCAATCCGCAGACCTTCGACCGTCAACTCGTTATTGCTGGTTCCTACGGCCGACGCGGATGCCATGGCATCCACCCGCCGGAACAGGGCCTTCACCCTCGCGGAGAGTTCGGCCACGCTGAAGGGTTTGGTGAGGTAATCATCCGCTCCGATTTCCAGCCCCAGAACCCGGTCCAACTCCGTGTTTTTAGCCGTCAGCATCAGCACCGGAACATACCCCGATCCGGCCCGGATCTCGCGACACACGGACAACCCATCCATTCCAGGCAACATCAGATCGAGAATCACAAGGTCGATATCCCCTTCACGAAACCGTTCAAGACCCGTATCACCCCGGTCACAAAGAACGGGGTTCATGCCAAGCTCGGCCACATGCATCCGTACGAGTTCACCAATACCCGGATTGTCCTCAATAATCAGTACGTTTCGAGTCATAGCTTCCTGCTCTGGCACCCCTTGAAGGTCCCCGGTCATTTCATGGAATCAGACTCATGCATGCTGTCGTGGTTCAGTTTCATCTCGTCCACTCTATTTCTCTGTCTGAGTGAAATCCAAAATTTCCTTTAGTACCTCATCAGGCCTTTCCTCAATGACGAGGTGGCCAGCATCATCAATAACGCGAAGAGTCGACTTCGGGATCATGCCGTGAAGCGCTTGCCCTCGCTCCAGCGGTATCCAGCTGTCTTCGCGTCCCCACAGAATCAGGGTAGGAGTAGTGATGGTATGATAAAGCGCTTGAGCCTCATCGGTATATTTGGAATCCGCCTGAGCCATTTGGCGATAAAAAGCGGCTTTCCCGTTTTCGCCGGTCCATGGCAAAACAATGCCGTCAAGTGTCGCTTCATCAAGCGGCTTGAAAGCAGCCGTTTGCACATAAGCCCGGACCACCGCTTCATGAATATAGTCCGGCAACCCTGCAAACGCGGCTTCATGGGCCTTTACATGCCGGAAAAAGGGCGATCCCCAAGGAGAGACAGCGACCGGGTCAATCAGAATGATCTTTTTAAAGCGCCGACCATTGAGAAGATGAGTTCTGAGGGCTGTTGCGCCGCCGAAATCATGACCAACGACAATCGGATCATCCAATTCCCATTGGTTCAGCAAACAATCCAGAACCTTGTTTTGTACACCCAATGAGACATCACCGTCATCTTTGCTCGACTGGCCGTAGCCCAGCAAGTCATAAAAGAAGACGGTGTACTCCCTGGATAACCGCTGGATCAAGTGACGTAGATTGAATGAGGACCAGGGTGTTCCGTGTACAAGGACCATTGGCGGGCCGTCACCCAACCGCCCATAACGAATTTCACGCCTTTTATAGTCAAAAGATTTAGAAAGTTCCCAGCTATTCATCAATCAGACTCCTTTTTCTAAATAACGCTCCGCACAATCGGATGGAAATGAAGCGCAGCGTAATTGCAAATCTGAGCTAATGCGTTTGTTGGCCTGTGTTTTCTTTAAGCCAAGCCCGGTTCCATGCAATACGATACCCACCTAATTGTTCAATAGTAGAACCAATTATATCAGGACTTCGTATTCTTTTAATCCGCTTTATTTGAATTGTGCAAACTAAATGAGGACCTAATCCAAACCCTGAGAGACGTCTGCGACGATAATCTTTACAGAAGACGCTAATACGTGCGTAACCCAAGGGAAGAAAGCGGATAATTTTGTACATTGGCGTTTTTTTTCGTGCTTCCGAGAGAGCTTTTCTCACCGCTTTCCTTCGAATTTTTCGAATAATATCTTGTGTTATTGAGCTATTATGACATTCTATGAAGATGCTCCCATTAAGTACAACCCCCCAGCCATTCCTATGGGTATTTGCTTCTCGGATATATATTTCAGGTTGGCCAATTTGCCTTTTTATTTCTGATATAGCAATTGGCATATTAAGTTTGAAACTCAACATAATATTCTGAATCCGGGCAACGAAGCGGGGTATTTTTATTCGTGGGACATAATAAACTAAATCGTTTTCAAGTACGCCTTTGTAATCTTCAAGAATGGTATCTTGCTTATTCCTTAATTCATGGAGCTTTTTGCCATCGAATGCCGCCCAACCAGGCCAAGCTGAAGATGAACGAATGGAAAAGAAATATCGATCATAGCCTGGCGCAAAACTTTCAACAAGAATTCCTGTCTGAAATGTAGATATCTGAACCTTTCCGTGATCAGCAGTGTTTGGTCTTGCATATATTATAAGTTGGTTCAATCCCGTGAATTTAGAAGGTGTACATCCCACAACCTCCCACCACGGGGTTTTGGTTTCCGCTTTAAGCTCCTCCAGTAGCAATTGTTGAGGTAATTGGTATCCATTTGGTTGATGTGCTAAAAGGAAAAGGGAAAGTGCAAGAGCCAGAGAATTGCAGGAATCAAGAAGATCATCAAATAGCCTAACGATATCTCTATCGCTATATTTTTCTTCATTTCCTTTCTTGTCACGGTACAGAATTTCGTTCTGAAGATATGTAATGCCACCGTGGGCAATGGCATTTCGGACTATGTGTTTGTATGGGGTGACAACATCAAACAATACAGTTCTTATTATTATCTCCTCGACGATTGGGAATAAATCTAAGCCATCTGTTCCTCTTCCACGATCAATACGTGAAAAATAGGCAACGATACGACAAAATGGAGTGAAAACGGATTCTGTAAGCCTAAGGTAAGAAGGGTGTACTTGTTGATCGATGAACCTAATGACCTCAATATCATCAAGTTTCTTAAAAAAATCATGCCAGTCTAAGTTGTTCATTTCTTCGAGATGAAGGAATGTACGGTTCAATTCAGCATCATGATCAGTCAGATATTGTTTCAATGCACCTTGATTAGCTCGATTTCTATCTTCCAACCACCCAAAGAGTTTACTGTAAACAAGTTGCGAATAAAAACGCTGTGGCGTTCTTTCAATGTATTTGTGAATAGAAAGGAAGTGATCGTGTGGACAACTTTCCAACTCAGGAAAGTGTTCCTTGATATCGCTACGTTTTCGTGCGTGAGTGTTCCGTAGCAGGGGATTTTCAAGTATGTTTCTCAAAGCTTCCATTTAATTGAAGGCCAACGCCGCGCTCTGCGGCAAATCTGGAGCGCAGCGGAAAATTTGTCCGGCAGCGCTTTGTGTAGGTCTCTCGCATCACCGGTGCACATCAAGATTGAACCGCGTTCTCCGTCGACAACTCAGCTTGTCGCAACACGAGCTGTGTCGCGCCCTCCGCGAGGTCTGGCGGGTATCCGTACTTGGCCAGCAGCCGCCGCACGTTGCGCCGCAGGCTTGCCCGCACCGACTCGCGCTGGGTCCAGTCGAGCTTGGGCATGTTTCTGACCATCTCGGTGAGCTCCCGGGCCATGAGTCGGAGCGTGTCGCTTTGTATCGCCTCTCGGGCCGATTCGTTCTCCGCCAGCGCGTCGTAGAAAGCGGTTTCCTCGCTGCTCAGGCCGAGTTCCTCGCCGTGCTTCCGGGCGTCGCGCAGGTGCTTCGCCAGGTCGATCAGGCGGGTGATCATCTCGGCGGTGGAGATCGCCTTGTTCGTGTAGCGCAACATGGCGTCTTCAAGGGCCTCGCGGAACTTCTTGCTCTGGACAAGGTTCGTGCGCTCGGTGATGCGAATCTGGTCGTTGAGCAGCTTGCGCAGTGTCTCCAGGGCCAGGTTCTTCTGCTCCAGCGCCGCCACCCGACCGAGGAACTCGTCGCTGAGGATGTCGAGGCGCGCTTCCGACAGGCCCGCCACGGCGAACAGGTCGATCACCTCGTCGGCATCGACCGCGCCGCCGATCACTTGGCGCACGGCCGCGTCGATGTCGCGCTGGCGAGCGTGGCCCGGGCCGCCGCCGCTATCGTCGGCCAACCGCTTGCGGATCATCGCCACCGCGCGCTGAAAGAAGGCCAGATGCGGCGTGATGGCTTCGGTCTCGGGGCGCGGCACCGCCAGTGCGAAGGCTGCTGACAGCTCCTTGACCAGCGTCCTCAGGCGCTTCCAACCATCCTTCTGGCCGAACACGTGGTCGATGGCACGCAGGTACACCGGCAGGACGTCTCCGGGCGTCGCGTCGAGTGCCTGCTCGTAGTCGCAGCCGTGGAAGAAGCCGCGCAGCTTCTCGAACGCCGCCTGCATCGCGGGCACCGCTTCGTCCTGCACCCTCCGGACGGCCTCGCCCGTGCCACCGGCCTGGGTGTAGGTCGCCAGCGCGTCGGCCAACTGGTCGGCCAGCCCCAGCAGGTCCACGATCAAGCCGCCGGGCTTGTCGCCATAGACGCGGTTCACGCGCGCGATGGCCTGCATCAGGTTGTGCCCGGCCAGCGGCTTGTCCAGATACATGGTGTGCGCCGGCGGGCAGTCGAAGCCGGTCAGCCACATGTCGCAGACGATCACCAGCCGCAGGTCATCGTCCGGGGCCTTGAAGCGCTCTGCCAACCGCTTGCGCGCCGCCTTCGTCCGCACATGGCTGCGCAGCGGCTCGGGATCGTCGGCTGTTCCGGTAACCACCACCTTCATCGCGCCGCGCTCGTCATCCGCGTCGTGCCAGTCAGGGCGCAGTACGCGTATCGCCTCGTACAGCCGCGCGGCGATGTCGCGGCTCATGGTCACGATCATTGTCTTGCCTTCCATGGCTGCCCGGCGCTTCTCCCAGTGCGTGACGATGAACGCCGCCAGGCGTTCAATACGCTCCTGGGCGCCAACCAGCGACTCCAGCGGAACGCGAATCCGGTCCTCCGCCGACTCCCCGTCGCGGTCGGTATTGGCCGCGTACTCGAGCTTTTCCTCGGCGACGCGCGAGCCTTCCTCGTTCACCTTCAGCTTGATGATGCGCGACTCGTAGTAGAGCGGCCGGGTGGCGCCGTCCTCGACGGCCTGGCGGATGTCGTAAACGTCCGCGTACTCGCCGAAGACGTGGATCGTGTTCTTGTCGTCGCGCTCCAGCGGCGTGCCGGTGAAGCCGATGAAGGTGGCGTTGGGCAGCGCCTCGCGCATCCAGCGCGCGCCGCCCTCGACAAAACCGTACTGGCTGCGGTGCGCCTCGTCGGCCATCACCACCACGTTGGATCGGTCCGACACCACACCGTGCGCCTCGGCAAACTTCTGAATCGTCGTGAACACCACGCCCCCCGCCGCGCGGTCGAGCAGCGC contains the following coding sequences:
- a CDS encoding type I restriction endonuclease subunit R; this encodes MSAVSEHSVEDVAAVYFGAIGAATKRGVEIDDAGERGKATEVVLNGRLGAALHRLNPDLPHDTVEEVVRILSRPPHPTLLQNNRWFHALLTDGVEVEYRDARIGHGNGETRGGRARLIDFDKPTANDLLVVRQLSVAGASQKLIRPDLTVFLNGLPVAVIELKDPTDTQADLGVAIDQLDRYMQTAPDLFVPNLLLAVSDGMLTRVGSITSGRSRFMPWRPLHDDGGGAPTLEALIRGLFEPRALVDYLRTCVTFEEDERGDIAKKIAGYHQFRAVRKARASVLTSLRPPSGEGDGRGGVIWHTQGSGKSLTMLMLAGALIREPRLTNPTVVMITDRNDLDDQLFDTFAAGRALLRQPPVQAESREQLKALLDRAAGGVVFTTIQKFAEAHGVVSDRSNVVVMADEAHRSQYGFVEGGARWMREALPNATFIGFTGTPLERDDKNTIHVFGEYADVYDIRQAVEDGATRPLYYESRIIKLKVNEEGSRVAEEKLEYAANTDRDGESAEDRIRVPLESLVGAQERIERLAAFIVTHWEKRRAAMEGKTMIVTMSRDIAARLYEAIRVLRPDWHDADDERGAMKVVVTGTADDPEPLRSHVRTKAARKRLAERFKAPDDDLRLVIVCDMWLTGFDCPPAHTMYLDKPLAGHNLMQAIARVNRVYGDKPGGLIVDLLGLADQLADALATYTQAGGTGEAVRRVQDEAVPAMQAAFEKLRGFFHGCDYEQALDATPGDVLPVYLRAIDHVFGQKDGWKRLRTLVKELSAAFALAVPRPETEAITPHLAFFQRAVAMIRKRLADDSGGGPGHARQRDIDAAVRQVIGGAVDADEVIDLFAVAGLSEARLDILSDEFLGRVAALEQKNLALETLRKLLNDQIRITERTNLVQSKKFREALEDAMLRYTNKAISTAEMITRLIDLAKHLRDARKHGEELGLSSEETAFYDALAENESAREAIQSDTLRLMARELTEMVRNMPKLDWTQRESVRASLRRNVRRLLAKYGYPPDLAEGATQLVLRQAELSTENAVQS
- a CDS encoding sensor histidine kinase gives rise to the protein MLKTLYTRLAAGLFVLLLAVGLLYTFISLYSLREYSASVNQELHRDLARNLVSDRNLVSEGQLDRSALEELFALYMTINPSIEIYLLDLDGTILSYSADPAKIKRKQVSLEPLRRLLEDMNRYPVLGDDPRSHDRQKVFSVTPVPSEENPDGYLYVVLRGEEYDAAETMARGGRVLALSAWALLVSLAVVLVAGLAIFRLLTRRLTDLTRLVEAFENSDMSRKPPVTWRDKRPVVRDEIDYLGVTFDEMARRIASQIEQLTEKDAQRRQLVAQVSHDLRTPLASMQGYIESLKLRRDRLSPQEQDRLLDIALKEGRHLSRLVDELFELAALEAREKQPVPEPFPLAELVHDVVQKHGQAARDSQLELTLSGDPDLPTAYADLAMTERVLDNLIGNAIAYSPAGGHIEVVVGQEGGVPGVCVHDTGPGIPEQDLPHIFEPFYRGASSGAGHAGLGLAIARRIMALQGGDIRVENRAAGGASFCILLPVYIPTEPSL
- a CDS encoding alpha/beta fold hydrolase, with protein sequence MNSWELSKSFDYKRREIRYGRLGDGPPMVLVHGTPWSSFNLRHLIQRLSREYTVFFYDLLGYGQSSKDDGDVSLGVQNKVLDCLLNQWELDDPIVVGHDFGGATALRTHLLNGRRFKKIILIDPVAVSPWGSPFFRHVKAHEAAFAGLPDYIHEAVVRAYVQTAAFKPLDEATLDGIVLPWTGENGKAAFYRQMAQADSKYTDEAQALYHTITTPTLILWGREDSWIPLERGQALHGMIPKSTLRVIDDAGHLVIEERPDEVLKEILDFTQTEK
- a CDS encoding response regulator transcription factor produces the protein MTRNVLIIEDNPGIGELVRMHVAELGMNPVLCDRGDTGLERFREGDIDLVILDLMLPGMDGLSVCREIRAGSGYVPVLMLTAKNTELDRVLGLEIGADDYLTKPFSVAELSARVKALFRRVDAMASASAVGTSNNELTVEGLRIDPVRRRVFVRDREVELTVREFELLWHFASHPGRVFSRVQLLDTVWGYTHEGYEHTVNTHINRLRGKIETNPARPEFIQTVWGVGYRFRE